From one Thermatribacter velox genomic stretch:
- the aroQ gene encoding type II 3-dehydroquinate dehydratase, whose translation MKILVVLGPNLNLLGKREVNIYGTMTFPELVDCIEQEAEKLGMEIEIFQSNHEGAIIDKIQKSAHFDGLIINPGALTHYSIALRDCIAAVGIPTIEVHMSNVYAREEFRKHSVIAPVCWGQISGLGHLGYLAALHVFSRKEEEA comes from the coding sequence ATGAAAATCTTGGTCGTCTTGGGTCCCAACCTTAACCTTTTAGGCAAGCGAGAAGTGAATATATACGGCACCATGACTTTTCCGGAGCTGGTGGATTGCATAGAACAGGAAGCCGAAAAACTGGGTATGGAAATTGAGATTTTCCAATCCAACCATGAGGGAGCAATCATTGATAAAATACAAAAAAGCGCCCATTTTGACGGTCTAATTATCAATCCAGGTGCGTTGACTCATTACAGTATTGCTCTTCGAGACTGCATTGCTGCAGTGGGTATTCCCACTATTGAGGTGCACATGTCCAACGTTTACGCCCGGGAAGAATTTCGCAAGCATTCGGTTATAGCTCCTGTGTGTTGGGGACAGATTTCCGGACTGGGCCATTTGGGATACCTGGCTGCCCTGCACGTTTTTTCAAGAAAAGAAGAAGAGGCTTGA
- the aroB gene encoding 3-dehydroquinate synthase yields the protein MRKLIVETRDRVYPVFIGYGLFEGGILSELDLPFSSGALITNQKVGPLHAEKVSQAFLKRGFRLSSLALPDGEEFKTLASAEVAYHFLLQEGLDRKGFLVTLGGGVITDLGGFVASTFMRGIAYYQVPTSLLAQVDSSVGGKTGVNLEEGKNLVGTFYQPYGVIIELSFLKTLPEREYREGLAEVAKAAFLAGGEFLEVLRVQSEALLGRDYSVLEDVVERAVLFKKEVVEQDEKEKGLRSILNYGHTVAHGLERALGYGTLRHGEAVAIGMMVEAMIGLELGITRPQVIEIQKVILQELGLPLRVEVALSAEDFWAILKYDKKREAQHIKFSLLRDFGDPVFGVSVPEETFKKVFDSVRGAVLQ from the coding sequence ATGCGCAAGCTGATTGTTGAAACCAGAGACCGTGTTTATCCAGTGTTCATAGGGTATGGTCTTTTTGAGGGGGGAATACTCTCTGAACTGGATTTACCATTTAGCAGTGGAGCGCTGATAACCAACCAGAAAGTGGGCCCCCTGCATGCCGAAAAAGTCAGTCAGGCTTTCCTGAAGCGAGGATTCAGGCTTTCCTCTTTAGCACTTCCCGACGGAGAAGAGTTCAAAACTTTGGCCTCTGCGGAAGTGGCCTATCACTTTCTGCTTCAGGAAGGACTTGACCGCAAAGGCTTTCTGGTAACCCTGGGGGGTGGAGTAATCACCGACTTGGGAGGGTTCGTGGCCTCCACTTTTATGAGAGGTATTGCCTATTACCAGGTTCCCACCAGTCTCCTGGCTCAGGTGGATAGCTCGGTAGGGGGGAAAACTGGTGTCAACCTGGAAGAAGGGAAAAACTTAGTAGGCACTTTCTATCAGCCTTACGGTGTGATTATAGAGCTCTCTTTCCTGAAAACGCTGCCTGAGCGGGAATACCGGGAAGGCCTTGCGGAAGTGGCTAAGGCGGCCTTTTTAGCTGGTGGTGAGTTTCTGGAAGTTTTGCGTGTACAAAGTGAAGCTCTTCTTGGGCGGGACTATAGCGTCTTGGAAGATGTGGTGGAAAGAGCGGTGCTCTTCAAGAAAGAAGTCGTGGAACAGGATGAAAAGGAAAAGGGGTTAAGAAGTATTCTCAATTATGGTCATACTGTAGCTCACGGTCTGGAAAGGGCTCTTGGCTATGGTACCCTGCGCCATGGCGAGGCGGTGGCTATCGGTATGATGGTGGAAGCGATGATAGGCCTTGAGCTGGGAATTACCAGACCCCAAGTCATCGAAATCCAGAAAGTCATCCTGCAGGAGCTGGGTCTGCCGTTACGAGTTGAAGTTGCCCTGAGCGCGGAAGACTTTTGGGCAATACTCAAGTACGACAAAAAAAGGGAGGCACAACATATCAAATTTTCCCTGCTCAGAGATTTTGGTGACCCCGTTTTTGGAGTCAGCGTTCCCGAGGAAACGTTTAAAAAGGTTTTTGATTCTGTGAGAGGAGCGGTTTTACAATGA
- a CDS encoding shikimate kinase: protein MPIKNIALLGFMGCGKTTVGRLLARKLGFRFLDTDSLIEEKSGLSIPQIFERFGEKHFRKLETQVLEEVASWKKLVLSTGGGLPMKDENWKLLQEKFLTVFIEVPFETLWRRIAADPGRPLLRRYPRKDLLEKLYLERLSRYRQADVIISAGESTPEEIAEAIIDHAQADC, encoded by the coding sequence ATGCCAATCAAGAATATAGCACTTCTGGGTTTCATGGGTTGTGGAAAGACCACTGTGGGACGTTTGCTGGCCAGAAAGCTGGGTTTCCGATTTTTGGACACCGATTCTCTGATTGAAGAGAAAAGCGGCTTGAGCATTCCACAGATCTTTGAGCGCTTTGGAGAAAAGCATTTCAGAAAGCTGGAAACTCAGGTGCTTGAAGAAGTTGCTTCCTGGAAAAAGCTGGTGCTTTCCACAGGTGGGGGCTTGCCCATGAAAGACGAAAACTGGAAACTCCTCCAGGAAAAATTTCTTACCGTTTTTATCGAGGTTCCCTTTGAAACTCTCTGGAGAAGAATTGCTGCTGACCCCGGACGCCCTCTTCTCCGTCGTTACCCCCGGAAAGACCTGCTCGAGAAGTTGTATTTAGAACGCCTTTCGCGTTATCGTCAAGCGGATGTTATAATTAGTGCTGGAGAATCAACTCCAGAGGAAATTGCCGAGGCGATTATTGACCATGCGCAAGCTGATTGTTGA
- a CDS encoding type 4a pilus biogenesis protein PilO gives MRLEKSWPFILMVWGGALLVFLYFLLQPLIFELDRIKQERENLAQQVLRLERRVASLRAMEKRLEELRSTVEAIEARLPQEKEVPQLLLAVEDAAFLSDSEVESLTPQALRNEKDYTEVPLKIKLRSSYRGTLLFLNTLRRIPRLIQLEEISFVPGSEGGFDVDLTLKTYILGVSGGNR, from the coding sequence GTGCGTCTTGAAAAAAGCTGGCCGTTCATTTTAATGGTTTGGGGTGGAGCGCTGCTGGTCTTTCTTTATTTTCTCCTACAGCCCTTAATCTTTGAACTTGACCGCATCAAGCAAGAAAGAGAGAATCTCGCCCAGCAGGTTTTGAGATTGGAACGTCGGGTGGCCAGCCTGCGAGCTATGGAAAAGCGCCTTGAAGAGCTACGTTCCACGGTGGAAGCCATCGAAGCACGTCTTCCTCAGGAAAAGGAAGTGCCCCAGCTCCTCCTTGCTGTGGAAGACGCTGCTTTCCTCTCGGATTCAGAAGTAGAATCCCTAACCCCTCAGGCTCTAAGAAATGAGAAAGACTACACCGAGGTTCCCCTAAAAATAAAGCTGCGCTCTTCGTATCGAGGAACGCTCCTTTTTTTGAATACCTTACGCCGTATTCCGCGCCTCATTCAGCTTGAAGAAATCAGCTTCGTTCCTGGTTCAGAAGGTGGCTTCGACGTCGACCTCACTTTGAAGACCTACATTCTCGGGGTTTCAGGAGGCAACAGGTGA
- a CDS encoding PilN domain-containing protein, whose product MLLISLSVLYAFSFLMLSDKVFLARTQTEELRSRVEVLRREEQKLRNVEERVAALEKRLDLLQSLVGAEPDWLRVFEAIGNSLPEDVYLERFRASQGEMRLEGKAFSIFSIAQLISTLSNYEDLFREVDLESLSLEESLYKFTLKAGLVEKSAS is encoded by the coding sequence GTGCTTTTGATATCACTCTCGGTCCTTTACGCTTTTTCCTTTTTAATGCTTTCTGACAAGGTTTTCCTTGCTCGAACCCAGACGGAAGAATTGCGCTCCCGGGTGGAGGTCTTGAGGCGGGAGGAGCAAAAGCTCAGAAACGTTGAAGAAAGGGTTGCTGCCCTCGAGAAGAGATTGGATCTTTTGCAGAGTCTGGTTGGAGCAGAACCCGATTGGTTGCGGGTGTTTGAAGCCATAGGTAATAGTCTTCCTGAAGACGTTTATCTTGAGCGGTTTCGGGCTTCTCAAGGGGAAATGCGCCTTGAGGGAAAGGCATTCAGCATTTTCAGCATTGCACAGCTAATAAGCACTCTCTCTAACTACGAAGATCTTTTCCGGGAAGTGGACCTTGAATCGCTGTCGCTTGAAGAGAGTCTGTACAAATTTACCCTGAAAGCGGGGCTGGTGGAAAAGAGTGCGTCTTGA
- the pilM gene encoding pilus assembly protein PilM, which yields MLGIDLGSYALKYALSERKKGASFECRKAGLLAFAKDIFSRGDVKDTAFLTSELRDLWRRQRLPREAVLSLHHPRMVIQRASLPRMSEEELRNALHWEVRSLIPGEEDLQIGWYALREEAEKVEVLYAAIPSVVLGVYLEAFRRAGIRLEGVEPQVLSFVRGFLSLYPDYVDRNSFILLDVGFSKGMVLFFKTGFVFSRYIDWGLRRLWQYLRDKFNLLPVEALDLMRRPVSEAPPEVYEAVDSEIQEFLLELRRSLTFLQTEYGPDALGEFFLCGGGSTIPLFKARIESELNLTLRDVALQQAEKAIPNLSLMLGAVGASLWS from the coding sequence ATGCTGGGCATTGACCTTGGTTCCTATGCGCTGAAATATGCGCTTTCAGAGCGTAAAAAAGGTGCAAGTTTTGAATGCAGAAAAGCGGGATTGCTGGCTTTTGCCAAGGATATTTTTTCGCGAGGGGATGTCAAAGATACTGCGTTTCTCACTTCTGAGTTGCGTGATTTGTGGCGCAGGCAACGACTCCCCCGGGAAGCGGTGCTTAGCCTCCACCATCCTCGCATGGTCATTCAGCGTGCCTCTTTACCCCGGATGAGTGAGGAAGAGCTGAGAAATGCTCTGCACTGGGAAGTCCGTTCTCTGATTCCTGGTGAGGAAGACCTGCAAATTGGCTGGTATGCGCTGCGAGAAGAAGCCGAGAAAGTGGAAGTGCTCTATGCTGCTATTCCCTCGGTGGTCCTTGGGGTATACCTTGAGGCCTTCCGCAGGGCAGGCATCCGCTTGGAAGGCGTGGAGCCCCAGGTGCTGAGCTTTGTGCGAGGGTTTTTGAGTCTGTATCCTGATTATGTGGATCGGAATTCCTTTATTCTCCTTGATGTTGGCTTCAGCAAAGGAATGGTCCTCTTTTTCAAAACCGGCTTTGTTTTCTCACGCTACATCGACTGGGGGTTGCGCAGGCTCTGGCAGTATTTAAGAGATAAGTTCAACTTGCTTCCTGTAGAGGCCCTGGACCTCATGAGAAGGCCTGTTTCCGAAGCCCCTCCGGAAGTGTATGAAGCTGTGGACAGCGAGATTCAGGAATTCCTGCTCGAGTTGCGGCGCTCCCTAACCTTTTTGCAGACTGAATACGGACCGGATGCCCTGGGAGAGTTTTTCCTGTGTGGAGGAGGAAGCACCATACCTCTTTTTAAAGCCAGAATTGAGTCAGAACTTAATTTGACCTTGCGGGACGTTGCCCTGCAACAGGCTGAAAAAGCCATACCCAACCTTTCTCTCATGCTTGGTGCGGTAGGTGCATCCCTTTGGAGCTGA
- a CDS encoding type II secretion system protein J, producing MLWKRWLLSNKEEGFSLLEVLLAIFLLGAVVASFFFFLRNFSAYQLKSQLSFEEEASELVASLAVLDLLRYGSSPLAHTQGTRLKVWMGRNPLEIYALQDALLIKNRGVANPVATLEGLRLSFRILPSEEGQFVEFTLDFQGSNGHHLRTLCGEVIGEKIYR from the coding sequence ATGCTCTGGAAACGCTGGCTTTTAAGTAATAAGGAAGAAGGGTTTTCGCTGCTTGAAGTGCTGCTTGCGATTTTTCTCTTGGGTGCGGTGGTTGCCTCTTTTTTCTTCTTTCTGCGCAACTTTTCAGCTTATCAGTTGAAAAGCCAGCTTTCCTTTGAAGAGGAGGCCAGCGAGCTGGTTGCCTCCCTGGCTGTGCTCGACCTTTTGCGCTACGGGAGTTCCCCACTGGCACATACTCAGGGAACACGTCTCAAAGTCTGGATGGGCAGAAATCCCCTCGAGATTTACGCTTTGCAAGATGCTTTGCTCATCAAAAATCGGGGTGTGGCCAATCCGGTGGCTACTTTGGAAGGACTGAGGCTTTCCTTCAGGATTTTGCCCTCTGAAGAAGGGCAATTTGTGGAATTTACGCTGGACTTTCAAGGAAGCAATGGACATCACTTGAGGACGCTCTGTGGAGAGGTAATTGGCGAAAAAATTTATCGTTGA
- a CDS encoding GspH/FimT family pseudopilin, translated as MPYKARKRVKNGKTAAGFTVLELVLTVSLFALLLSFALPPLTRFAERTSLESTASLLAQCLRLARVEALKRGGCVSIFFGQDFFALYYPDGSTASFSLPQGVAVSYTSFPGQRLFFFPSGVPASGGSVTLESGGNRLRLFITPVTARVRLE; from the coding sequence GTGCCTTATAAAGCAAGAAAAAGGGTAAAAAACGGGAAAACTGCAGCAGGTTTCACCGTTTTGGAGTTGGTACTCACTGTTTCGCTCTTTGCCTTGCTTTTAAGTTTTGCTCTGCCGCCTCTCACTCGCTTTGCAGAGAGAACCTCCCTGGAAAGCACCGCCTCCTTGCTTGCCCAATGCCTGCGCCTGGCTCGGGTAGAGGCCCTAAAGCGCGGAGGGTGTGTTTCCATCTTTTTCGGTCAGGACTTTTTCGCCCTCTACTACCCTGATGGAAGCACAGCGAGCTTTTCCCTGCCCCAAGGTGTTGCGGTGAGTTACACCAGTTTTCCGGGACAGCGCCTTTTCTTTTTCCCAAGTGGAGTTCCTGCTTCAGGAGGCAGTGTGACTTTGGAAAGCGGTGGAAACCGCCTCCGGCTTTTCATCACTCCGGTTACCGCAAGGGTGCGTCTTGAATGA
- a CDS encoding A24 family peptidase, protein MLFTIFFLILLFLISWTDVRELRIPDVLSFSLLGLALFRAFWVGNPVSFFLGAAFSFAFFFLLHLFFPRGIGFGDVKLALGVGLFLGWPLAVLAVFFAFLFGALVGVLLIVLRKKSLKDALPFAPFLSCAAVVTLFFGNSILNWYLYGAL, encoded by the coding sequence ATGCTTTTCACCATCTTTTTCCTCATCCTTCTTTTTCTAATAAGCTGGACTGATGTGCGCGAGTTGCGCATACCCGATGTACTTTCTTTTTCCCTTCTGGGGCTGGCGCTTTTTCGGGCATTCTGGGTGGGAAATCCGGTCTCTTTTTTCCTGGGTGCTGCCTTCTCTTTTGCCTTTTTCTTTCTGCTTCACCTCTTTTTCCCCCGGGGTATTGGCTTTGGTGATGTGAAACTTGCGCTGGGAGTGGGGCTTTTTCTGGGCTGGCCACTTGCTGTTTTGGCGGTGTTTTTTGCTTTTTTATTTGGGGCTCTGGTTGGTGTTTTGCTCATTGTCCTGCGCAAAAAAAGCCTCAAAGACGCCCTTCCTTTTGCTCCTTTTTTATCCTGCGCTGCAGTAGTGACTTTATTTTTTGGAAACTCTATTTTAAACTGGTACCTGTATGGTGCCTTATAA
- a CDS encoding type II secretion system protein codes for MWSVIRKKQRKKGEEGFTLIELIVVVAILGFLMAIAIPRYLTARVTAAQSATKANLHSLASALELYATENNQTTYPAAADVKNWLDDYIAQAPTPPAGGNNYVYAPLDSSGTQTGTFTSFVIWDPNSYGGKCYAVGPAGVIGEGAIDEDGETVNDAIVEAINAATGLSLTALPTTTQTLDW; via the coding sequence GTGTGGAGTGTGATCAGAAAAAAGCAGCGCAAAAAAGGTGAAGAGGGTTTCACTCTGATTGAGCTCATCGTGGTGGTAGCCATTTTAGGATTCCTGATGGCTATAGCCATTCCCCGTTACCTCACCGCCCGAGTAACCGCCGCCCAGAGCGCAACCAAAGCTAACCTGCATAGCTTAGCCAGCGCCTTAGAACTTTACGCAACTGAAAACAACCAGACCACGTATCCGGCAGCCGCTGATGTAAAGAACTGGCTGGATGACTATATTGCTCAGGCACCCACACCGCCAGCGGGAGGCAATAATTACGTGTATGCACCCCTTGACAGCAGTGGTACACAAACCGGCACTTTTACCAGCTTCGTCATCTGGGATCCCAACTCTTACGGTGGCAAGTGCTATGCTGTGGGCCCAGCTGGCGTGATTGGAGAAGGGGCAATTGATGAGGATGGTGAAACTGTAAATGACGCCATCGTAGAAGCTATCAACGCAGCAACAGGCCTTTCGTTAACCGCATTACCAACCACAACTCAAACCCTCGACTGGTAA